In Tachysurus fulvidraco isolate hzauxx_2018 chromosome 1, HZAU_PFXX_2.0, whole genome shotgun sequence, a single window of DNA contains:
- the LOC113657436 gene encoding cystatin-like protein isoform X2, which yields MDGALKVVLLAALILLVSAKTSDTTHFPKELQVHIDKALINVRDTYKDHHVAFHSIIGEPRLMNSIYNVNLKLIVKECKKNTRSTDECVPQKLLKRRDDVRSTCRENFTGGNTLLLKDDQKMGRCTGCM from the exons ATGGATGGCGCACTAAAAGTCGTGCTGCTGGCAGCCCTGATTCTGCTGGTATCTGCGAAGACATCTGACACTACACATTTTCCTAAGGAATTACAAGTACACATTGACAAAGCGCTGATAAATGTGAGAGATACGTATAAAGATCATCATGTTGCTTTTCATTCAATCATAGGAGAACCGAGG TTAATGAACAGCATCTACAATGTAAATCTCAAACTGATAGTCAAGGAGTGTAAGAAGAATACTCGCAGCACAGACGAATGTGTTCCACAAAAGCTGTTG aaaaGACGTGATGATGTTCGTAGTACATGTAGGGAAAATTTTACTGGAGGTAACACACTTCTTCTGAAGGATGATCAGAAGATGGGCAGATGTACTGGGTGTATGTGA
- the LOC113657436 gene encoding cystatin-like protein isoform X1 — protein MDGALKVVLLAALILLVSAKTSDTTHFPKELQVHIDKALINVRDTYKDHHVAFHSIIGEPRLMNSIYNVNLKLIVKECKKNTRSTDECVPQKLLYVIDCLLCKKKDNQELLDCAKFVDVKNKRRDDVRSTCRENFTGGNTLLLKDDQKMGRCTGCM, from the exons ATGGATGGCGCACTAAAAGTCGTGCTGCTGGCAGCCCTGATTCTGCTGGTATCTGCGAAGACATCTGACACTACACATTTTCCTAAGGAATTACAAGTACACATTGACAAAGCGCTGATAAATGTGAGAGATACGTATAAAGATCATCATGTTGCTTTTCATTCAATCATAGGAGAACCGAGG TTAATGAACAGCATCTACAATGTAAATCTCAAACTGATAGTCAAGGAGTGTAAGAAGAATACTCGCAGCACAGACGAATGTGTTCCACAAAAGCTGTTG tACGTGATTGACTGCCTTTTGTGTAAGAAAAAAGATAATCAAGAGCTGCTTGATTGCGCCAAATTTGTAGATGtcaaaaat aaaaGACGTGATGATGTTCGTAGTACATGTAGGGAAAATTTTACTGGAGGTAACACACTTCTTCTGAAGGATGATCAGAAGATGGGCAGATGTACTGGGTGTATGTGA